The genomic window ACTGACCTGCAGAAGTTTATCAATCTGTTGAGTGATCCTGGATGAGCAGTGTTACTGTGTAACATCAATTGAATCTAATCTTTTGTTAGTTGGGCAGCATTTCCTTTTGGCATCTGAAAGAAGTCTGATAAAGATTGATTCATGCATTATATATCTCACACAGCCACATGCATTGCAGAGTTTTGTTTTCTATGTGGGGAGTTCACATTTATGTCTAAAATTAGGAATTGAAGCATTTATATTTTAACTGATGCTTAAGTTTTGGATCCAGTGTGGAAAATTACATTATGCTTAATAGAAAATATGGGGATTAGGTGTAGAAATGGAAGTGAGAGATTCCTTTACAGAATTTTGTGCCGCCTTATTATATGGCAACTTGCCAAAGAAATGCATGGACATGatacattatttaattatctTCCTTTTAGATTATCATAAAGCTTCCACTAAGAAAAATAGTCCATTACAACTTGGGGAAAACCATCAGCCTGCTTTAGCAACAATGTGAACACCACAACAATATTCGTTTATATAATTAATGACCAATTCCAAGTTACTTTTTCTTTTGACAAGTTAGGTAAGGTATTTAGTACGAAACCCACTGAGACCATTTTGACTAAAGTCAGTAACCATTTTGAGTCGCAAGATGGTGCCAATTCTATGATGAGAGACTGCTGTGAAAAGAAAACCATATGCTCAGAAAGACATAAAATTAGCCATGGACAATTGGACATGTTGCCATGGACAATTATGCTAATTATACGTTTAGTGgtcatatatgtaaatatttaaacggtCCATGCAGCAATTGACTGATCAGAATAAACTATTGAAGAGAGCTGTGTAATAGACGCTTATACATGTGACTAAAACATGGCCAAAATAGATACTGGAAATGTatttttgatttaatgttttgaACTACCCATTTTCTGTTGTCTCGTCTTCCCTACCTGTCTAGGTGCAGTGCTGAGAATGTGTGGTTGCTGAATATCCTACCTGATTGCCCTGGTTGTCCTCTGTTTTTGTGCCTCTTTGGCTCAGTTTTGCCCTTTCTTTAGCTCTCATTCTCCTGTAACAAAGCACCCATAATGTCACAGCCATCTGATGCTGAGCCCGTCCCAGTTGTAACTGCTGCCTCAGCAGAACCCTCCACTGAACCAACATCCTCCACCTCAACACCTGTTGCACCTGTGACCAAGGCTGCATTCTGGAAGGAGAGGAAAAAAGGTACTgtaaaacctctctctctcttttagggctgttgcattttattattttgacaaGTAATCAAGCATTCTGAAAGACATGATTTCATAACAGTGCTTGCATAATGTTATGCAGTTGTGTTTGCCTAAAATGTGTTCATTAGCCCAAATTTGGATTTGTACTCTTAGTTTAAATAATGATAGTGAAACGCAGATAACTAGTGACCAAGCGAAATTATTATAGCTGACAGACATTTTGGCTGCTACATCATTTAGGCCTGTTTTGCACATATTACGTCAGACAGTGTGGACTGTGTCTCCTCTGGCATATTGTTAATTTGTTGAAAGCTGTAGTGTAATTGGGGATCAAATAATGGAATTAAATTGAGTAATTTTGTCAGCCCTtctctttatttcttttatttttttatatcaggtTGAAGTTGCCTACAGCAAACatgtcaatctttttttttttttttttctttttgtaaactTTCCCTTTCCCTCCACAGTCCCAGAGAAGACTGATGActtcctgctggccaggtttcaGGGTGATGGAGTGAGGTATAAAGCCAAGCTTATTGGTGTGGATGATGTCCCAGAAGCCAGAGGGGATAAAATGTGTCAGGATTCCATGATGAAACTAAAGGTGAAAATCAAAAATGGCTACCTCCTCTGCTGTGAATTTTGATTGGTTCACAATGTTGAGATTGCAAGGCAGTCTTTGACTGTCTCTAAAGCTAATGGCACTAGCAATTTCTTCAGTGCCCCAGTTTTTACTCATTGATTTAGTGTTTACTTATGTTTACAGGGCATGGCAATAGCTGCTCGTTCTCAAGGCAAGCACAAGCAAAGAATCTGGGTGAAAATCTCTCTTACAGGAATCAAAATTGTGGATGAGAAAACTGGGGTTAGTAAATTACATGGATGCATACATTATTGAACTAAAAATAAGGTTCCTTTTATTGTTTGATTTCTTTTTGCCAGGTTCTCAttttgtctgtgtctgtgtctctgtcagGTTATAGAGCATGAACATGTGGTGAATAAGATCTCATTCATCGCTCGTGATGTCACCGATAACCGGGCATTTGGATATGTGTGTGGCGCAGAGGGACAGCACCAGTTCTTTGCTATTAAGACCACTCAGCAGGTCTTAGTTTGTTCATGTGACACAAAAAAGGCCAATAACAAATCTACACAGATgacaaatcatgcatatttaaGGCTCTGCATGCAGTGATTGTGAATTCTATTTAAATCCAATGTTTATTCGAAtatgaatttttttattattatttatttattatttgtatccaAGGTGTAAGCAGAGTATTCATACTCTTCTGCCTTTCCCACAGGCTGAGCCTCTGGTCATTGATTTGAAGGACATATTTCAGCTGATCTTCAACATGAAGAAGAAAGAGGAGGAGGCTGCAATGAAGGTGCTGGAGATGGTTTTAATGCTTTCTGATAAAAGTAGGATTTTCTGACTTGATGTTTACAAGTACATTTAGTCATTCACCTTTATCCAAAACAACTGAAAACATAAGTATCAAtatgaattgttacatttaataaaataaaagcatttgcttgcattttttaaacatttgaccATCTTCAGAACATTTAAATAATCTCTCCACCCCACTTCGGTGATTCAGATGGCGTATTCACATTATTAGGTAGATCTCTTTTTAATTTACTTGTATATTTACattaagagttttttttatttatgtatccaatttattttctaaatgaaaAGCAAATAGTTGTCATTATAGTAGGAGGAAAAAAGACTCCTATCCCTAAATTATATACTGTTTTTCATTCTTTATAAATGACTGAAATCATTGCTTCCTTTGCAGGGTGAAGCAAATGGTTCAGCGATCAAGGTGGGTATAAGCAGTTTTGGCCTGtgtttcaatatttaaaaatgtatagctTTAATATTAATCTTTCATTATTTTCTATCATTAGAATGGTAGTGATGCTTTACTCACCCTGGATGacaaagaaaatgctgtgaaggTAAGTGCACGCTACTTTAAAAAATTTGTACTATAGATCAAATTGGTTGTATAAAAATCTAATCAAACACATGACTCTGCAATCCTCACAACATAGTTGTCATGTTTTGTATGCATTTCTCTCAGACTGTGGAGCAGATGGACCTGTTCGGAGATATGTCCACACCACCAGACATTCACACTCCTACGGTAATGATCACTATTCAGCGTATACTTTTAAGTTtggatattattttaaaaatatccaAAGACTTTCACTTTTGAATGTATAAAGAGTTTGCCTTGATAAATACTAAACATTAAATTTTTTCCTACCTTTGACTGACATTATACAACTTTAGGCTAATTTTCTTCATGTATGCTAGATGCTCATCTGCCAAAGCATCCATCAGATCTTATTTATCATTTAAGAGGCATTTGTATATGCTGttgttaatgtaaaaaaaaaaaaggatcataAAATGCTGCATTACTGCTCATAATGATTacaatgattacatttaaaatgcaagAGTCCCATTGGCCAGAAGATGGCACCCAAACCTAAAAAAATGGGATGAAAGCGCATCCTGTTACTGGTGTTTGAGACACTTTTTATTGGATATGTTCATGTTACAGATGCAGAACTTTGGACATCATTTCTTTAAAAATTCCTATATCTAAGAATTTTCTAACTATCTGACTATTTTATCGAAGTATGATTCAATCTACctctcaccttttttttttttttttttttttctttcatgtttCCCTTTCTTTTGTATGTCCCCCTAAAATCAGCCTGACAGTGTTCTGCTGCTTGACTTTGCTGTTGTGATTGATGGCAATCAAGTCACCACTAAAGGAAATCTGTTCTCCTTGTACCCACCTGCCATCAGCAATACACCAGCTGACAGACCCTTTTCATCCACATCAGATCTTTTTCCTAGTCCAGATCTCATTAGTGAAGATCCATTTTCTCCCATCAAAGATCAGTCAGTTTCCATGTATTCTTCCAGTAAAGAGTCAGGTTTTAATAGTTCCATCTTGTATGGGCCAGACTCTGAGCTAAGCCAGAGAGGAAACATCTCTCTAAACAGTCAGCAATTAAATGATCTATTTGATATCCAGTTGCCACATAATAGTTCAAATGCACAAGTAAACAAGCTTCTTTTAAGCGATCTGATTGCCAAAAGCAAAGCCCACTTTAGCCCACccattttaaatggattttaCAAATTAGGTCCACCTTTCCAGCAAACTCCTCTCCCGTGTAATGGATTAAGCAAATCAGTGCTCATGTTTGAAACCTCACCCATCAATAATGGCAAAACCTTGCAACCCACTGCCCAAAATGGAGGGTTAATAGCCCTTTGTCCCCCGCCTCAAAGCTTGAAGTCTGGATGCATGCGAAGGAGAGAGAAGGTGAACATTTGTGATGAGAAACTCCTCATGGGAGTTGTCAGTTGGTATTACTATACAGTCAAATGCTGAGAGAGACTACAAGGACTGTGCTGTGCAGGCATAAACAAAACAATCAGTGTTACAGTGAATCAAGGCTGGCTAAATCAtccttttgttaacattaacttTTGACCAGGATCTTCATGTAAAAATGTGCATAATGTATGTTTTTGAGTGGTATTACAAGACAAGTACTCTAAAGGATGGTTTAAAAATTATGGTTGAGAAAGTCCTTGTAGGCTGTCTCCTAGTACTGATATTAGTCAATATGGGTGTAGTTTGGTTTGGGGGAAGGTGTTTGGTGTTTACAGGTGGTTTTCAGCACACAGAAACTACCACATTACTAaacttgttttaaagggataggtcacccaaaaattgcaattttcatttactcacttttTGTGGTGGTCACAACTCTTGTGGTGTTCCAAACACTTATGATTTATTttcctctgtgaaacacaaagggagatgttgaGCAGCATGTTAGTATGATTTACTATTCGCTtccatttcttattttttcatgGAGTGGAAAATGgaggggtggtggtggtggtggtggtggtggtagtggactaaagcacataactggtaatcagaaagtcgctggttcgatcccctcagccacaaccattgtgtccttgaacagacacttaactccaggttgcttcggggggattgtccctttaataagtgcactgtaagttgctttgtataaaaagCATCTAATGTaaatgtcattctgcctaacatttccttttgttttctactgaagaaagacatatgggttcagaacaacatgagggttagcaaatgatgacaattttcattttgggtgaactatccctataagggACATGGTATTATTGTACTTTTGCTATAAGAGTGTCTTAAATTGGTAATGTGCATTTTGATGATTAAGAACTGCATCAAGTAATGCCAAtaattttttctcttctgaagaACACAGAAGCTGGATACATATTCGGCATGCATCTAAATGAAAAGGTTCCTTTACAAGCCTtctaaataatagaaaaaaatatttaatgtttgtaTAGTGGTAGATGGACACAATGTCATAGAATTGCCATGACTAACCACATGCTTTACTAAACAATTGCATGCTCATTGTCTGTTCACTGGCACTTCTAAGAAACACAATTATTTTGAAATTGCACTAAAACACTTTACGTTTTCTTGTTCCTCCAATAAATTGCAGGGTAAGTATTTGACCGTCAACAATCCACCAagggatttatttattaatttttgtctTGATCCACAATTGAGTATTAATGTAAAAGTTGtttctgttttagttttttttttttttttttttacttgtataccattttatcataatttcgtaaatttttttaaatctcaagTGGCAGTATAATTATTTGCAGATTAAAAATAAacgttttaaataatatttccctTCACAGTCACCTGGAAATAACCTGATTGGAGCTGACCTCTTCGCTCCACCAACCCAGAATGAGTCTCTTCCCTCAAACCAAAATACCTCCATTCCAGCTGACCTATTTAACACCACACCAGCCTCCACCATCAATGCTCTTGGTATAACTGAAAAGGCtgatctaatttttttttttatactgagcCAAGTTGCAGTGCTACAGTTTGTTGAGACATATGTTAATTGCTTTATGACTCATATTATTTTCTGTTACTGAAAGTAAGCTTGTGATTTTTGTAGTATGCGTATTAAATGTTATTTGGTGTTCTATAGGTTCATTGGCTCTGGGCCCTGCTTCTGTCACTCAAACTCCTGGAACAGCCCCATCTCCATGGGGTCAGACACCCACAAGGTTTCCTCAGGGTGGTGTTCCTCAAGTTACAGTTCCAGGGACACTGCCAAAACCGTTCCCTCAAACATCTGCCTTCGCAGGCCTGCCTGCACCTTCATGGGGGCCACAAGGAGCTTCACCTTTTGGTCCACCAGCTGCCACACAAGCCTGGGGCCAACCAGGAACAGCAGCTCCTGTTGCGGCCTGTCCTGCCTCTGGTCCTATGGCCAGTCCATTCCAACCAAATCAATTCCCTACCATGATGCCTCCTAGTGCAATGATGGGTGGGCAGCAGGGTGCCTTTGTTCCCCCTCGTCCTCCACCCCGTCCCCCAGTGAAAGGAGAACCACCAGCAGTCAAAAGTGCCTTCACAGCATTGGACCCCCTTGGGGAGAAGGAGAAGAAAACTGGGAAAGACATGTTCAAAGATTTCCAGATGGTCAAGCCCCAGAAAGCTGAACAAGGAACTGACCCAAGCACCAATGGCTCCTTTGACCAGTACTTTTCCAGTAAGGTTGGCTTGGCTCAGGAGGTGGCAGACCATGATGACTTTGACATTAACCAAATCTCAGTTAGCGCAAATGGTATACATTTATAAGCTGTAACTTATGGTTTAAGGCATACAACATGGCAATACTGATGCAGTTTGATAATGACATCAATCATCTTGTTTCCAGGGCCATCCAAACTTGCTCCTCTGGGTCTGACCCTGGCCCCAACAGCAGGGCTTTTCGATGTTGCCTTCTCTCCTAATCCAGCCTCTGCAACTTCAAACCCAACTCTTGCAGCAGGCTTGAACCTTTTTGATGAAACTTTTGGAAATGACCCTTTTGGTTCACCACCCCTGAATACAGTATGTGCATAGTTCTGTTAAATTCTGTAATGGTTGTTGTTTTACATGTGAAATTTggggttgtttttattttatacgtGATTTCCTTTGCTCGTCTGTCACAGAGTACTCCAGCTACTCAGTCTGCTGTGTCTGCAGATGCTTTTGGAGACCCTTTTGGGGAAAATCCATTTGCCTGAGGAGCTTCTCCTTAGCACATCTGGTGAGAAACACTGCACACACGTGTTTTCTCCACTATCTAAAATCCTGAAACCTcaccaaagggaggttttgtccaATATGGTTCACTTTTGGGTACTTAACCTTTTATACTCTGCAGGATGTTTGGGCTGCCACCTGAAAGTTTTCacaatcaaatttaaaagctctcTGTTCACACATGCAGTGGACTAATTTCATAAAAGTGGTCCCATTTTACAGATAACCCCTATATTTGAAGAAATTATtgcaattattaataaataacattgtatACGTTTTAAATTTTTATGATAAACCTTTATGATAAACCTTTCCTTTTTTTCGTGTCTAATGTTAAAAGCATGCCATTTCAGTTGTATGCTCATGTGTTCATCACATTATACTGATcagaaatgtaggtggtgctctaacacattttagccctcacccATTGACAAGTCATTTTTTGTGTGCTGGGAGCTTCCACATTGTTTTGTTGAATATATTGGCCTCTGAGTTGTCTAGAAGCCCAATCTAGGTGTCAATGGAAAGCTTGAGTATCCCAGCTGTTCATCTAAAGATTTTGCTGATGATTTGTTTATCCTACTTTTTCTATCGgacttcatattttgttttaagttGTATTGACTCAATATGATTTTTCACCAAAGCAAGCCAAGAAACAAGTAAACCAGTAATTTAACTAATTTTAGCTAGCAACCTAAGGTAAGATTTGATATAATGTTTGAAgatatttggggcttacagatcAGTGATCAGCACAGAAAAGAGATGTTTGCATTTTATGCCTTACTGAAATAAAATGTCGCTgtgatatttttgaaaataattaaaacctGTGGTATTATGGCAAAAAGATAGACAATACAGCCACCTTTCTGATAATgggagctttcatttgatataaatGACTTGTCCATGTACGTGCTATGTAAAGGACTTTTATATTCCACCAGCTAGTCCGTAGAGTTTTAAGAGGATAACACGCGCACATAAATATTTCCTAAGGAGTAAAAATCATATTGGTATGTGAACATTTGCCTGAAAATCATAGCTGTTTCTGTTTAAGCTATCAAGTATTAGAATtggaattttaattttattttttttattcatgcaatacctttatattttataaaagtatttttctttttccatttcagTACATTTAGCTTTGTCAAATAACctgttcatgcttttatttcagtACATTCCCATTGCTCTAGTGCTGCAGAGCCAGAGGACCACACAAGCACTGTAGAGTTGATATCTGCATTCCACTTCATAAAGTGTGCACATTAAAATCTTTTTCTTGTATTTTCTGCTCTACTGTTATCATTCCCATTTTATATCTACTGAAACACCCTCTCTCTGTGTGCCTTTATAACTGATCACAGATCAGtctttctcaaactcaaagcaaaTCCATTCATCAAGATAATTGATAAGGTAATTGATTGAAGTAGGTTTCTGATAAGTGTGATTTAGATGTACACTATTTTTCTGTATACAAGTATCCTAAGCATTTATGAAAAAGTAAAATGCTTTATCCAAATTATTTGTCATTAAAgaaaatgaattattttgtggcttatttctgtaatatttaaaaaattctcGATACACCCAGAAAAAGGTCAGTTTTGGATGGCAATATGCACTTCATTTGACTGAATGGCAGTCTGAATTTGTATACACACAAACCTTAATAGTGATTAAGGCTATTTAGAGAAAGTTCACAGCTTTCTTTAGGGATGCATTGAAACTTTGACTACCTAAATGTTATAAATGGGTATTTTTGGTTTTTGGCCATAAGGAAAACAAAGGCAGAAAATCTTGGCTGAAATCTTTAACAGAAACTTACTTTATAATCCGACATCAGAAACATTAACATGGAAAAAAAGACAAtcatttaatgtgcaattatcctggtttaattcaatttaattataAATGCAGACTGATGATAACAATATATTTATCTCTTTTTAAAGTAGCATAGTATGGATTACCACAAGTGTATTTGGACTCGTCCCTCAAAATtcgcacttagaatggaagtgaatggagccagttaTATAACTCGTATTGAACCCGGGATATTACTTTAACTGGTTCAAATAGTTGTTTACAGAATTGAGGAACTCTCTAGGGCTGATATAAAGGCTGTGAGCACAAACTGTTGTCCAACAAATTTTAGTTACTGTGGTAAAAGAAAGCGCACCAAGACGTGACCAGACTACAGAGGCCCCTAATAAAACAACACTATTGCCAGTGTGCCTATTGTCATTTGCCAAGAATTTGCCATTAGCCCTTTAGATTTATTTATGCAGACAGGATGGCATCATTCTGTGTATGTCAGACTGTAACACTGGGGTGAAAGACTTGCCCAGCATCTTTGTTGATGTTTGGGACTGGATAACTGGACATTTGGGATGGAGGCTATATAGACAAGCAGCTTATAAAAGATTGTGAGTAGCATATTCCTGTAGCTTTTTGCAGGTTGACAAATCAGATTTTGATTGGTTGTTTATAGGTGCTTGCTCAAAATCTCAaaagttttcacttttgaaattCACTT from Xyrauchen texanus isolate HMW12.3.18 chromosome 3, RBS_HiC_50CHRs, whole genome shotgun sequence includes these protein-coding regions:
- the dab2 gene encoding disabled homolog 2 isoform X1 encodes the protein MSQPSDAEPVPVVTAASAEPSTEPTSSTSTPVAPVTKAAFWKERKKVPEKTDDFLLARFQGDGVRYKAKLIGVDDVPEARGDKMCQDSMMKLKGMAIAARSQGKHKQRIWVKISLTGIKIVDEKTGVIEHEHVVNKISFIARDVTDNRAFGYVCGAEGQHQFFAIKTTQQAEPLVIDLKDIFQLIFNMKKKEEEAAMKGEANGSAIKNGSDALLTLDDKENAVKTVEQMDLFGDMSTPPDIHTPTNTEAGYIFGMHLNEKSPGNNLIGADLFAPPTQNESLPSNQNTSIPADLFNTTPASTINALGSLALGPASVTQTPGTAPSPWGQTPTRFPQGGVPQVTVPGTLPKPFPQTSAFAGLPAPSWGPQGASPFGPPAATQAWGQPGTAAPVAACPASGPMASPFQPNQFPTMMPPSAMMGGQQGAFVPPRPPPRPPVKGEPPAVKSAFTALDPLGEKEKKTGKDMFKDFQMVKPQKAEQGTDPSTNGSFDQYFSSKVGLAQEVADHDDFDINQISVSANGPSKLAPLGLTLAPTAGLFDVAFSPNPASATSNPTLAAGLNLFDETFGNDPFGSPPLNTSTPATQSAVSADAFGDPFGENPFA
- the dab2 gene encoding disabled homolog 2 isoform X2 — translated: MSQPSDAEPVPVVTAASAEPSTEPTSSTSTPVAPVTKAAFWKERKKVPEKTDDFLLARFQGDGVRYKAKLIGVDDVPEARGDKMCQDSMMKLKGMAIAARSQGKHKQRIWVKISLTGIKIVDEKTGVIEHEHVVNKISFIARDVTDNRAFGYVCGAEGQHQFFAIKTTQQAEPLVIDLKDIFQLIFNMKKKEEEAAMKGEANGSAIKNGSDALLTLDDKENAVKTVEQMDLFGDMSTPPDIHTPTSPGNNLIGADLFAPPTQNESLPSNQNTSIPADLFNTTPASTINALGSLALGPASVTQTPGTAPSPWGQTPTRFPQGGVPQVTVPGTLPKPFPQTSAFAGLPAPSWGPQGASPFGPPAATQAWGQPGTAAPVAACPASGPMASPFQPNQFPTMMPPSAMMGGQQGAFVPPRPPPRPPVKGEPPAVKSAFTALDPLGEKEKKTGKDMFKDFQMVKPQKAEQGTDPSTNGSFDQYFSSKVGLAQEVADHDDFDINQISVSANGPSKLAPLGLTLAPTAGLFDVAFSPNPASATSNPTLAAGLNLFDETFGNDPFGSPPLNTSTPATQSAVSADAFGDPFGENPFA